The following are encoded in a window of Gossypium raimondii isolate GPD5lz chromosome 13, ASM2569854v1, whole genome shotgun sequence genomic DNA:
- the LOC105782277 gene encoding plasma membrane ATPase 4, whose translation MAGNKGISLDEIKNESVDLERIPIEEVFEQLKCTREGLSTQEGNNRLQVFGPNKLEEKKESKFLKFLGFMWNPLSWVMEAAAIMAIALANGGGRPPDWQDFVGIIVLLVINSTISFIEENNAGNAAAALMANLAPKTKVLRDGRWSEQEAAILVPGDIITIKLGDIVPADARLLEGDPLKIDQSALTGESLPVTKNPSDEVFSGSTCKQGEIEAVVIATGVHTFFGKAAHLVDSTNQVGHFQQVLTAIGNFCICSIAVGIVIELIVMYPIQRRKYRDGIDNLLVLLIGGIPIAMPTVLSVTMAIGSHRLSQQGAITKRMTAIEEMAGMDVLCSDKTGTLTLNKLTVDRNLIEVFAKGVEKEQVLLYAARASRTENQDAIDAAIVGMLADPKEARAGIREVHFLPFNPVDKRTALTYIDSDGKWHRASKGAPEQIITLCNCKADVRNKVHAVIDKFAERGLRSLAVARQEVPEKTKESPGAPWQLVGLLPLFDPPRHDSAETITRALNLGVNVKMITGDQLAIAKETGRRLGMGTNMYPSSSLLGQDKDSSVSALPVDELIEKADGFAGVFPEHKYEIVKRLQERKHICGMTGDGVNDAPALKKADIGIAVADATDAARSASDIVLTEPGLSVIISAVLTSRAIFQRMKNYTIYAVSITIRIVFGFLFIALIWKFDFAPFMVLIIAILNDGTIMTISKDRVKPSPQPDSWKLKEIFSTGIVLGGYLALMTVLFFWAMKDTDFFSDKFHVRSLRDRPEQMMAALYLQVSIVSQALIFVTRSRSWSFVERPGLLLVTAFIAAQLVATLIAVYANWRFAKIQGMGWGWAAVIWLYSLVTYIPLDLIKFAIRYVLSGKAWDNLLENKTAFTTKKDYGKEEREAQWAAAQRTLHGLQPPETSNVFNERSSYRELSEIAEQAKRRAEVARLRELNTLKGHVESVVKLKGLDIDTIQQHYTV comes from the exons ATGGCTGGCAACAAGGGCATCAGCCTCGACGAGATCAAGAATGAGTCCGTCGATCTG GAACGGATTCCAATTGAGGAAGTGTTCGAGCAACTGAAATGTACAAGAGAAGGCTTGAGTACCCAGGAAGGAAACAATCGCCTTCAAGTTTTTGGACCAAACAAACTAGAAGAGAAAAAG GAGAGCAAATTTCTCAAGTTCTTGGGTTTTATGTGGAACCCTTTGTCATGGGTCATGGAAGCTGCTGCCATCATGGCTATTGCCTTGGCAAATGGTGGTGGAAGGCCTCCGGACTGGCAGGACTTCGTTGGTATCATTGTCTTGTTGGTCATCAACTCCACCATCAGttttattgaagaaaacaatGCTGGTAATGCAGCTGCTGCTCTCATGGCTAATCTTGCTCCCAAAACTAAG GTTCTTAGAGATGGTCGATGGAGTGAGCAAGAAGCAGCAATCCTGGTTCCTGGGGACATTATCACTATTAAACTGGGAGACATAGTTCCGGCTGATGCTCGCCTTCTCGAGGGTGATCCTTTGAAGATCGATCAATCTGCTCTCACTGGAGAGTCTCTTCCTGTCACCAAGAATCCTTCGGATGAAGTGTTTTCGGGATCAACCTGTAAACAGGGTGAAATAGAAGCAGTTGTTATTGCAACCGGTGTTCACACTTTCTTTGGTAAAGCTGCTCACCTGGTCGACAGCACCAATCAAGTGGGACACTTCCAGCAAGTGCTTACTGCCATTGGTAACTTTTGCATTTGCTCAATTGCCGTTGGAATAGTCATTGAGTTAATAGTCATGTACCCGATACAGCGCCGCAAGTATAGGGATGGAATTGACAATTTACTGGTACTCTTGATCGGTGGAATCCCGATCGCTATGCCAACTGTGTTGTCTGTCACTATGGCTATTGGTTCCCATAGGCTTTCTCAGCAAGGGGCTATCACAAAGAGAATGACCGCCATTGAGGAAATGGCAGGCATGGATGTTCTCTGCAGTGATAAGACTGGGACCCTAACTCTAAACAAACTTACAGTTGATAGAAACTTAATTGAAGTGTTTGCAAAGGGAGTCGAAAAAGAGCAAGTGCTGCTTTATGCAGCAAGGGCTTCAAGGACTGAAAACCAGGATGCTATTGATGCTGCAATTGTAGGAATGCTTGCTGATCCAAAGGAG GCACGTGCCGGTATCCGAGAGGTCCATTTCCTACCATTCAACCCTGTTGACAAAAGAACTGCTCTAACCTACATCGATTCCGATGGAAAATGGCATCGTGCTAGCAAAGGTGCACCAGAGCAG ATCATAACTCTTTGCAACTGCAAAGCAGATGTGAGGAACAAAGTTCATGCAGTTATTGATAAATTTGCCGAACGCGGGCTTCGGTCTTTAGCTGTTGCAAGACAG GAAGTACCTGAGAAAACAAAAGAGAGTCCTGGAGCACCATGGCAGCTTGTTGGTTTGTTGCCACTGTTTGATCCTCCTAGGCATGATAGTGCTGAAACTATCACAAGAGCCCTAAACCTTGGAGTGAATGTTAAAATGATTACTG GGGATCAGCTTGCCATTGCCAAAGAAACTGGCAGGAGGCTTGGAATGGGAACCAACATGTACCCTTCATCTTCCTTGCTTGGTCAAGACAAGGATTCTTCCGTTTCTGCCCTCCCTGTTGATGAATTGATTGAGAAGGCTGATGGATTTGCTGGAGTTTTCCCTG AACACAAGTATGAAATTGTTAAAAGGCTACAAGAGAGGAAACATATTTGTGGTATGACAGGAGATGGTGTCAACGATGCTCCTGCTTTAAAGAAGGCAGACATTGGTATCGCTGTCGCTGATGCCACCGATGCCGCTCGAAGTGCTTCAGATATCGTACTTACTGAACCTGGGCTTAGTGTCATTATCAGTGCAGTGCTGACCAGTAGGGCTATTTTCCAAAGGATGAAGAACTACACG ATCTATGCTGTTTCAATCACCATCCGTATTGTG TTTGGGTTCTTGTTCATAGCCTTAATATGGAAGTTTGATTTCGCACCGTTCATGGTTTTAATCATTGCCATTCTAAATGATG GTACAATCATGACAATTTCCAAGGACAGAGTAAAGCCATCTCCACAACCAGATAGCTGGAAACTCAAAGAGATTTTCTCTACTGGCATTGTGCTTGGAGGTTACTTAGCACTAATGACCGTGTTATTCTTCTGGGCAATGAAAGACACTGATTTCTTCTCT GACAAGTTTCATGTTAGGTCACTGAGGGATCGTCCTGAACAAATGATGGCAGCTTTATACCTTCAAGTTAGTATAGTAAGTCAGGCCCTCATTTTTGTCACACGGTCTCGCAGCTGGTCCTTTGTCGAACGTCCTGGACTTCTATTAGTCACTGCATTTATTGCTGCTCAGCTG GTGGCCACTTTGATAGCTGTCTACGCTAATTGGCGTTTTGCAAAGATACAAGGCATGGGTTGGGGATGGGCTGCTGTAATCTGGCTTTACAGTTTGGTCACTTATATTCCACTTGATCTTATAAAATTTGCAATCCGCTATGTCCTTAGTGGAAAGGCTTGGGACAACCTTTTGGAGAACAAG ACTGCGTTCACTACAAAGAAAGATTATGGAAAAGAGGAAAGAGAAGCACAATGGGCAGCTGCTCAGAGAACTCTGCATGGCCTTCAACCACCTGAAACCTCAAACGTCTTCAATGAAAGGAGCAGTTACAGGGAACTTTCAGAGATTGCAGAGCAGGCCAAGCGCAGGGCTGAGGTTGCAAG GCTGAGGGAGCTGAATACACTGAAGGGTCATGTTGAATCAGTTGTGAAGCTGAAGGGACTTGATATCGATACTATTCAGCAGCATTACACAGTTTAA
- the LOC105782278 gene encoding uncharacterized protein LOC105782278: MDEYGGKRGVGGLGKGSGLVLNDHVNNRERNARFCNRIGCGARLNSMNDTPNGCSRNGKGIIGSSSRVNPTVSNNRKSSINPQKKLSSQLETSSVRDELQVSELVPQSESGNVDSWEVRSSGVASSTRSRRNMIQRSPSASVGLATRVNASRYGLRNLRCRSISDVVPSGCSSSDSSIRSREDTVKTRNSDGEGSSSGSSRGKKLSGSSLEGQNNVPSHGVFISADSRQARNWRDSGVAASVRTRRSNSSYGRGRFSNQANGNRLSSNEYHVIMPQVPRSDIPINLNDPVSTEIASTRASSYTQPDNISESLLDTMPSSPSEVGVNRDSFWHYNIDGIGEVLLALERIEQDEDLTHEQLLALETTLFLDGLNFYDQHSDMRLDIDNMSYEELLDLEERMGNVSTVLSEEALSKCLMKSIYEGASVDCDGEKDDTKCSICQEEYVNGDEVGMLQCEHRYHVTCIQNWLQVKNWCPICKFSPHN, from the exons ATGGATGAGTATGGTGGTAAAAGAGGTGTTGGTGGGCTTGGAAAGGGATCAGGTCTGGTTTTGAACGATCATGTTAATAACAGAGAACGAAATGCTCGGTTTTGCAATCGAATTGGATGTGGTGCCAGGCTAAACTCCATGAATGATACTCCAAATGGCTGCTCAAGAAATGGAAAGGGAATAATTGGAAGTTCCTCTAGAGTAAACCCTACTGTTAGTAACAATAGAAAATCCTCTATAAATCCTCAGAAGAAGCTATCATCTCAGCTGGAAACTAGTAGTGTTCGGGATGAATTGCAAGTGTCGGAGCTCGTTCCACAGTCTGAATCTGGAAATGTGGATTCCTGGGAAGTGCGAAGTTCTGGTGTGGCATCGAGCACAAGATCGAGGAGAAACATGATTCAGAGATCTCCAAGTGCTTCTGTGGGCTTGGCAACTCGTGTTAACGCAAGCAGGTATGGTTTGAGAAATTTAAGATGTAGGTCCATATCCGATGTTGTCCCATCTGGTTGTTCATCATCAGATTCAAGCATTAGAAGCAGGGAAGACACAGTTAAAACGAGAAACTCTGATGGAGAGGGAAGTTCCTCCGGTTCCAGTAGGGGAAAGAAGTTGAGTGGGTCATCTTTGGAGGGACAGAACAACGTTCCTAGTCACGGTGTTTTTATTTCTGCTGATTCAAGGCAAGCCAGAAACTGGAGGGATAGTGGTGTTGCTGCTTCAGTTCGGACCAGGAGGTCAAACAGTAGTTATGGTAGAGGGAGATTCTCTAACCAAGCAAATGGAAATAGGTTAAGTTCAAACGAGTACCACGTGATCATGCCCCAAGTGCCTCGATCTGATATACCTATCAATTTGAATGATCCTGTTTCCACAGAAATTGCCTCAACTCGTGCTAGTTCTTACACTCAACCAGACAATATAAGCGAGAGTTTACTCGATACCATGCCATCTAGTCCTTCAGAAGTCGGTGTTAACCGTGATAGCTTCTGGCACTACAATATTGATGGCATTGGGGAg GTGTTATTAGCATTAGAGAGGATCGAACAAGATGAAGATTTGACACATGAG CAATTACTTGCTCTAGAGACCACCTTGTTTCTTGATGGCCTAAACTTTTACGACCAGCATAGTGACATGAGGCTGGATATAGACAATATGTCATATGag GAATTACTAGATCTAGAAGAAAGGATGGGTAATGTGAGCACTGTGCTATCAGAAGAAGCATTGTCAAAATGCCTTATGAAAAGCATCTATGAAGGTGCTAGTGTCGACTGTGACGGTGAAAAGGATGATACCAAATGTAGTATATGTCAG GAAGAATATGTAAATGGAGATGAAGTAGGGATGTTGCAGTGTGAGCATAGGTATCACGTGACATGCATACAGAATTGGCTGCAGGTGAAGAATTGGTGCCCTATTTGCAAATTTTCGCCCCATAATTGA